AGCGCCGCCGCGACCGCCCGGAAGATGAACGGCAGGTACGACAGTTTCACGCCGGCGGCCGCCGCATCGTCCTTCACGCGGGCGCGGAACTCCACGAGCTTGGTCAGGTTTACCTCGTCCACCGTCAGGGTGCGTACGGTGTACAGGTGACTGGCCTGCATCTGGTTACTGATGGCGCGGCGCATGCCCCGCAGCGGCACGCGGTCTTCCAGATGCTCGTACCCCTTCGGCGTGCGGTACTGCACGGGCGCGACCGGCATGCCACCGGCCCCCTTCGCGGCGGGCGCTGTCGGTGCAGGGGTGGAGGCTGCTGGCGCTGCGGTGGGTGCGCTGCCGGCCGGAGCGGGGATTGCGGGGGCGCTGGCCGCCGCCGCTGCGCCCTGGTGGTGCGAGAGGACGTCTCCGACGCGGATGCGGCCGTTGGGGCCACTGCCACGCACGTCGGTCAGGGGCACGTTCAGTTCGCGGGCCAGTTGCCGGGCGGCGGGCACGGCCAGCACCCGGCCGTCCGCGCGGGCGGGCTGGGCGGCGGTCTGGGCGGCCGCCTGCGGAGCGGAGGCGCCGCGCACGCCGAGGCCCTGCACCTGCACCTGCTCGTCCGAGGCGAAGGCCTTGAACAGGCTGCTGGCGTCGTCGTCGGCCTTGCCGGCCAGGTGGCCGGCCTCCACGATGCTGCCGCCCCGGTCCTCGGGCGCGCCCGCGATCTGCTCGCGTTCCTCCTGCGCCTGAATGGAGGGCGCCTGAGTCTCAGTTGCCTGGGGCGCTGGGGCGGAGGCTTCGGGGGCGGCCCCGCCGGTCTCGTCGATCAGGGCGATGGCGGCGTGAACGGCGACCACGTCGCCCTCGCCGGCCAGTCGCCGGTGCAGGACGCCCGCGACGGGGCTGGGGAGTTCCACCGTGACCTTGTCGGTCATGACCTCGCACAGCGGCTGTTCCAGCACGATGGTGTCGCCCTCGGACACCAGCCACTTGAGGATTTCACCCTCGACGACACTTTCAGCGAGTTCGGGCAGCAGGACTTCTTTCATGGGGAACCTCGGGGGCTCAGCGCAGCACGAACGTGCGCAGCAGGCCGTAGATGATGAGCAGGAGGGCCAGTCCCTGAATCCAGCGTTCCCCGCGCGCGTACACCCAGGCGCTGACGCCCAGCAGGGCGAACATGCCGCCGATCGCGGCGCTCTGCCACGGTTCGGCCAGTCGGCCCGCCAGGGCGTACAGCGCGAAACCGATCACCAGGCCGATGGAGCCCAGCAGGGGACGAAGCAGGTCGGGTTTCATGGAGTTCAGGGTAAGGCGTTCAGGGGACGGTCAGTAGTTCAGCGCGCGGACGCAGGCGGCCACGATGCGGTTGGGGCCGGGCAGGTACACCTTGTCCTGCACGTACGGGTACGGCGTGTCGAAGCCCGCCACCTGTCCGACCGGGGCGGTCAGGGAGTCGAAAACCTGCTCCTGGATGACGTACGCGACCTCGCCCATGAAGTTGCTGATGCGCGGGGCCTCGCTGACCAGCACGGCGCGGCCGGTCTTCTCGACGCTGCTCAGCACGCGGTCCTTGTCCCACGGCACCAGCGAGCGCAGGTCGATGACCTCCACGCTGACCCCCTCGGCGGCCAGGGCGTCGGCGGCCCTCTCGAGGTCCGGCATGACGCCCCCGTACCCGATCAGGGACAGGTCCGTGCCCTCGCGGCGCACGGCGGCCTCGCCGAACCGCACGACGTAATCGTGGGCGGGCACCTCGCCCTTGGCGGCGCGGTACAGGCGTTTGGGTTCGAAGAAGATCACGGGGTCCTCGCCGCGCACGGCGCTGCGCAGCAGGCCCTTGGCGTCGTAGGGGGTGCTGGGCATCACGACCTTCAGGCCCGGCGTGTGCGTGTAGTAACTCTCGGGGCTCTGGCTGTGGTGGTGCCCGCCCTTCACACCGCCGCCCGACGGCGTGCGGATGACCATGGGGGCCGTGAACTGCCCGCCCGACCGGTAGCGGATCTTGGCGGCCTGCGAGATGATCTGGTCGAAGCCGGGCCCCATGTAGTCCGCGAACTGAATTTCCGCGATGGGCCGCAGGCCGCGCACGGCCATGCCCACGGCGGCGCCCACGATGCTGGCCTCGCTCAGGGGCGTATCGAACACGCGGCGCGGCCCGAAGCGTTCCTGAAGGCCGGCGGTCGCCATGAACACGCCGCCGCGCGCGCCGACGTCCTCACCGAACAGCACGACGCGGCTGTCGCGTTCCATCTCCTCGGCGATGGTCTCGGTCACGGCCTGGATCAGGTTGATGGTGCGCGTGCCGGTTTCGGCGTCGGTCCCCTGGGTGGGGGTGCGTTCCTGCGTGGCGGTCATGCCCGTCCTCCCTGACCGGTCTGCCCGGTCTGCTCGGCGCGCAGGAAGGCTTCCTGGTCGCGCAGGTGGCCCGGCAGGTCGGCGTACACGTCCTCGAACATGATCCGCCAGTCGGGTTGGCCGGTCGCCTCGGCCTTCAGGACCTGCTCGTCGACCTCGCGGTGCGTCTGGGCGATCAGGTCGGCGCGTTCCTCGGCGCTGACCGGGTGGCCCAGATGCTCCAGCAGCTTCTCGATGCGGGTGATCGGGTCGCGGCCCAGCCACTCCTCGACCTCCTCGCGGGTGCGGTAGTGCTTCTCGGCGTCCGCGTCGGCGTTGCTGTGAGAGCCCACGCGGTAGGTCAGGCACTCGACGAGCGCGGGACCGTGCCCGGCGCGGATCTGGTCGGCCACGTACCCGCAGACCTCCATGACGGCCACGATGTCGTTGCCGTCCACGTAGTAGCCGGGCATCCCGTAGGCTTTGGCCTTGATGTGGATGGTCTCGCTGGCCGTCTGCTCGCGGATGGAGGTGCTGATCGCCCACTGGTTGTTCTCGCAGACGAACATCGCGGGGGCCTTGGCGGCGCCGGCCATGTTCAGTCCGGCGTGCCAGTCGCCCTCGCTGGTCGCGCCGTCCCCGAAGGTGCAGACCGTGAGTTCATCCACGCCCAGGTACTTCTGCGCCATGGCGTTCCCGGCGGCGGGCGGCACCTGCGAGGCGATGGAGGAACTGATGCTCACGAAGTTCTGCGCCTGCGCCGCGAAGTGGTGCGGCATCTGCCGCCCGCGCGAGGAGTCGCTGTTCGTGCCGAGGCACTGGCTGAGCAACTCGGCCATCGGGACGCCCATGGCGAGGCCCAGCGTGTGGTCGCGGTAGTAGGGCCAGACCCAGTCGTGCCCGACGCGGATCGAGCGGGCCAGGCCCACCTGGGTGGCTTCCATGCCGCTGGACTGCGCGTAGAAGGTGGTGCGCCCCTGGCGGAGCAGCGTGATGAGTTTGCGGTCGAATTCACGGGCGCGCAGCATCAGGGCGTGCAGCTCGCGCAGCAGGTCGGGCGTGAACCGTTCGGGCAGCGGCTGGACCGGCGTGCCGTCCTCCGCCACGAAGCGGATGGGTTCAGGGGTGAAGGGTTGAATCATGGGCTGGGGCCTCCTGACAGGGGGCCGAAGGCGCGGCGCGGTGGCCGGCTCCTCCCCTGATCGATCTGTCTAGCAAACGCTCGTTAGGCATTTTAGACGGTTTGACCCCCGCGCGGGAAACCTACCCGGCCCCCGGCGGCCCCGAGGCCCTGCCCGGCACCCTCCAGCCGCCCCCCGGAACGCCGGAAGACTGCCCTTTGTCCGGTCAGACCGGACGGAAAGGCGAGCAGGTCAGCCGTTGTATCCCGGCTGACCTGCTTCCCTGTCCGGCGTTCAGGCCATCAGTGCGCGAAGAACACCAGTCCCTCGGGCACCCCTGCCGGAACGGGTCTCCCCTCCCCTGCCGGGGCCAGTGCCTGTGCCAGCGCCCGCGCCTCGTGCAGGTAGGCCGCGAACGGCACCGGGCCCGCCTGCCGTTTCGGGCGGGCGTCCCCGAACAGGCTCATGGGTGCGCGGTCCGCCGGGTGCGTCCAGGCCCCACTGGCCCAGTCGAAGTCGTACAGCGCCACGAAACGCTCGCCGTACTCGGCCACGAACTCCATGGCGTCCAGCAGGAACTCCACCTCCTCGTCGGGCGCCCACGGCGCGAGGTTCAGGCGGGTCCAGCCGGGCTTCACGCCGTCCAGGTGGTTCACGGCGCACTGCATGAACTGCTCGCTGCGCCGGTCGTCGATCTCCAGCAGCGCGTGCCCGTACGGCCCGGCGCAGGCGCAACCGCCGCGCGCCTGAATGCCGAACAGGTCGTTCAGCAGCCGCACGACCAGCCGGGGATGCAGCTGCGTGCCCGCAGACGTGAAGGTCAGGAACGACAGGAACGCCAGCCGGGGCGCATCCAGGTTCCCCAGCAGTTTCAGACGGGGGTTCCCGCGCAGGCGGCTCAGGGCGCGGCCGTACAGTTCGTGCTCACGGGCGGTCAGGGCGTCGGTACCCAACTGCTCCTTAACCCGGAAGGCCAGCGCGGCGCGCAGCTTGCCCAGAATGGCGGGCGTCCCGGCGTCCTCGCGGGCCTCGATGTCCTCCACGTACAGCTGCGCCGTGCGGTTCACGAAACGGACCGTGCCGCCGCCCGGCGTGCTGGGCACGCTCAGGTGGTACAGCTCCTGCCGGAAGCACAGCAGGCCCGGCGTGC
The DNA window shown above is from Deinococcus sp. LM3 and carries:
- a CDS encoding aminotransferase class V-fold PLP-dependent enzyme — protein: MDFAALRADLIGTDVLIDTPFGERRVTYADYVASGRALHSVERRLETLALPLYANTHTEDSATGAHLTHLTHQAAGYIKEQLGADSTCKLVFCGSGSTAAVRRMQDILGLVVGGPHRQTVLDALPDSQRPVVFVGPYEHHSNEISWRETLAEVVEIPLCERGNLDLGALLRALKDPRYAGRPRIGSFSAASNVTGLLTDTRSVARLLHAHGAFAFFDFAASGPYVKIDMKPGRPDGYDAVFLSPHKFAGGPGTPGLLCFRQELYHLSVPSTPGGGTVRFVNRTAQLYVEDIEAREDAGTPAILGKLRAALAFRVKEQLGTDALTAREHELYGRALSRLRGNPRLKLLGNLDAPRLAFLSFLTFTSAGTQLHPRLVVRLLNDLFGIQARGGCACAGPYGHALLEIDDRRSEQFMQCAVNHLDGVKPGWTRLNLAPWAPDEEVEFLLDAMEFVAEYGERFVALYDFDWASGAWTHPADRAPMSLFGDARPKRQAGPVPFAAYLHEARALAQALAPAGEGRPVPAGVPEGLVFFAH
- a CDS encoding thiamine pyrophosphate-dependent dehydrogenase E1 component subunit alpha — protein: MIQPFTPEPIRFVAEDGTPVQPLPERFTPDLLRELHALMLRAREFDRKLITLLRQGRTTFYAQSSGMEATQVGLARSIRVGHDWVWPYYRDHTLGLAMGVPMAELLSQCLGTNSDSSRGRQMPHHFAAQAQNFVSISSSIASQVPPAAGNAMAQKYLGVDELTVCTFGDGATSEGDWHAGLNMAGAAKAPAMFVCENNQWAISTSIREQTASETIHIKAKAYGMPGYYVDGNDIVAVMEVCGYVADQIRAGHGPALVECLTYRVGSHSNADADAEKHYRTREEVEEWLGRDPITRIEKLLEHLGHPVSAEERADLIAQTHREVDEQVLKAEATGQPDWRIMFEDVYADLPGHLRDQEAFLRAEQTGQTGQGGRA
- a CDS encoding alpha-ketoacid dehydrogenase subunit beta, which codes for MTATQERTPTQGTDAETGTRTINLIQAVTETIAEEMERDSRVVLFGEDVGARGGVFMATAGLQERFGPRRVFDTPLSEASIVGAAVGMAVRGLRPIAEIQFADYMGPGFDQIISQAAKIRYRSGGQFTAPMVIRTPSGGGVKGGHHHSQSPESYYTHTPGLKVVMPSTPYDAKGLLRSAVRGEDPVIFFEPKRLYRAAKGEVPAHDYVVRFGEAAVRREGTDLSLIGYGGVMPDLERAADALAAEGVSVEVIDLRSLVPWDKDRVLSSVEKTGRAVLVSEAPRISNFMGEVAYVIQEQVFDSLTAPVGQVAGFDTPYPYVQDKVYLPGPNRIVAACVRALNY
- a CDS encoding dihydrolipoamide acetyltransferase family protein, whose amino-acid sequence is MKEVLLPELAESVVEGEILKWLVSEGDTIVLEQPLCEVMTDKVTVELPSPVAGVLHRRLAGEGDVVAVHAAIALIDETGGAAPEASAPAPQATETQAPSIQAQEEREQIAGAPEDRGGSIVEAGHLAGKADDDASSLFKAFASDEQVQVQGLGVRGASAPQAAAQTAAQPARADGRVLAVPAARQLARELNVPLTDVRGSGPNGRIRVGDVLSHHQGAAAAASAPAIPAPAGSAPTAAPAASTPAPTAPAAKGAGGMPVAPVQYRTPKGYEHLEDRVPLRGMRRAISNQMQASHLYTVRTLTVDEVNLTKLVEFRARVKDDAAAAGVKLSYLPFIFRAVAAALRKYPSLNTSFDEATQEIVQKRYYNIGMAVATDAGLTVPVIRDVNHKSLFELAREVTDIAGRAQAGKLQADELAGSTFSVTNIGSIGALFSFPIINVPDAAILGVHSIVKRPIVDEYDNIVVAHMMYLSLSFDHRLVDGAEAARFCREVIRLLENPDRLMLEAL